One genomic region from Ornithinicoccus hortensis encodes:
- a CDS encoding substrate-binding domain-containing protein: MPRHRAETEWSRTRVLAVVGAFVVLVALVFGGYALLTGDGDEGAPEAGRGTQDETSATTSGGATGAQGQDGDDRDDMDAALETGATDCAEPQVVGVAAAPQIAPVIEQVAEGLGEGCTDYEVTAVPAAAVLATLAGQGETDEGATGDGATEDGATDDGAADDDAVGAAPDIWVPDSTLWVELAAAQGAPLTPGPVVATSPIALVGPADTIAETGLESGAGWAELLGAGAPLRASDPQQDAASLLTLLTAQAAFGDDAAGQQRAAAVLINLGRQLTPADELLAAAQDGEAVVFPSSEQTVAGDDALAAVVPEGGLGTLSYPVVTMPGGEADVAADMLSEALLSEDGAAALAGAGLRPGEDGAGPGVAGIPEQAPDLAAQPDAAQVADATARWSSLTREQRMLAVLDVSGSMDEEVGDTTRIGIAAAAAERAMGLMRPGSQVGAWKFSTARGEDGEDYAELVPIRTLREQVGQRTHADVLLDTVGALDEDATTGDTGLHDTVLAAFAHMQETYDPAYVNSVVLLTDGVNDDSTGGLSEDELIAELESRADPERPVTVVLVGMGPSVDGGALQRIAEATGGRAYVAEDPADITEVFLDAVSHRAGR; this comes from the coding sequence GTGCCTAGACATCGAGCCGAAACAGAGTGGTCCCGCACCCGCGTCCTGGCGGTCGTGGGGGCCTTCGTCGTGCTGGTCGCCCTCGTCTTCGGCGGCTACGCGCTGCTCACCGGCGACGGGGACGAGGGGGCACCCGAGGCGGGCCGGGGGACGCAGGACGAGACCAGCGCCACGACCAGCGGCGGTGCCACCGGTGCCCAGGGGCAGGACGGCGACGACCGCGACGACATGGATGCGGCGTTGGAAACGGGGGCGACCGACTGCGCCGAGCCGCAGGTCGTGGGGGTGGCCGCTGCCCCGCAGATCGCGCCGGTCATCGAGCAGGTGGCTGAGGGGCTGGGCGAGGGGTGCACCGACTACGAGGTGACCGCGGTGCCCGCTGCCGCGGTCCTGGCCACCCTCGCCGGCCAGGGCGAGACGGACGAGGGTGCGACGGGCGACGGTGCGACGGAGGACGGGGCCACGGACGACGGCGCCGCCGACGACGACGCGGTCGGCGCCGCCCCCGACATCTGGGTGCCCGACTCCACGCTGTGGGTCGAACTGGCTGCGGCCCAGGGGGCGCCGCTGACCCCGGGTCCGGTCGTGGCGACCAGCCCGATCGCGCTGGTCGGTCCGGCCGACACCATCGCGGAGACCGGGCTGGAGAGCGGTGCTGGCTGGGCCGAGTTGCTGGGGGCGGGGGCGCCGCTGCGGGCGAGCGACCCGCAGCAGGACGCGGCGAGCCTGCTGACCCTGCTCACCGCGCAGGCCGCCTTCGGTGACGACGCGGCGGGGCAGCAGCGGGCCGCCGCAGTGCTGATCAACCTGGGGCGCCAGCTCACCCCCGCCGACGAACTGCTGGCGGCGGCCCAGGACGGGGAGGCCGTGGTCTTCCCCAGCAGCGAGCAGACCGTCGCCGGCGACGACGCCCTGGCCGCGGTCGTCCCGGAGGGCGGGCTGGGCACGCTGAGCTACCCCGTCGTGACGATGCCGGGCGGCGAGGCGGACGTGGCCGCCGACATGCTGTCCGAGGCGCTGCTCTCCGAGGACGGCGCCGCGGCCCTGGCCGGGGCCGGGTTGCGCCCCGGCGAGGACGGCGCTGGACCGGGCGTCGCCGGCATCCCGGAGCAGGCCCCCGACCTGGCCGCCCAGCCGGACGCGGCCCAGGTCGCGGACGCCACCGCCCGCTGGTCCTCCCTCACCCGGGAACAGCGGATGCTGGCGGTGCTCGACGTCTCCGGCTCGATGGACGAGGAGGTCGGCGACACCACCCGGATCGGGATCGCCGCGGCGGCCGCCGAGCGGGCGATGGGCCTGATGCGACCCGGGTCGCAGGTCGGCGCGTGGAAGTTCTCCACGGCACGCGGGGAGGACGGCGAGGACTACGCCGAGCTCGTGCCGATCCGGACGCTGCGGGAGCAGGTCGGGCAACGGACCCACGCCGACGTCCTGCTGGACACGGTCGGGGCGCTCGACGAGGACGCCACGACCGGGGACACGGGGCTGCACGACACGGTGCTGGCCGCCTTCGCGCACATGCAGGAGACCTACGACCCGGCCTACGTGAACTCGGTCGTGCTGCTGACCGACGGCGTCAACGACGACAGCACCGGCGGGCTGTCCGAGGACGAACTCATCGCCGAGCTGGAGTCCCGCGCCGACCCCGAGCGGCCCGTCACCGTCGTGCTCGTCGGGATGGGCCCCTCGGTCGACGGCGGGGCGCTGCAGCGGATCGCCGAGGCCACGGGTGGGCGGGCCTACGTCGCGGAGGACCCGGCCGACATCACCGAGGTGTTCCTGGACGCGGTGAGCCACCGGGCCGGCCGCTGA
- a CDS encoding dienelactone hydrolase family protein, producing MSAPAAHTVATRDGELPAHLWLPAGDGPRPGLVVVQEIFGVSDYITARCADLADLGYAVLAPELYGRLEDAEVDESDPDFLQHAMAIAGRLDWDLAVQDTLAAAADLSARPEVGQVGLVGFCFGGGLAFQVAAQGDPAALVSYYGSALPQLTGMAAQVTCPQLHHFGTADTFIPMDQVEQVRSAVTADGTRPDVEFEVHDGAGHAFDNPHPMFHHAGASAAAWAQTTDFLARVLPTA from the coding sequence GTGAGCGCGCCCGCGGCGCACACCGTCGCGACCCGGGACGGCGAGCTGCCCGCGCACCTGTGGCTGCCCGCCGGCGACGGCCCCCGCCCCGGCCTGGTGGTGGTGCAGGAGATCTTCGGGGTCAGCGACTACATCACCGCCCGGTGTGCCGACCTCGCCGACCTGGGGTATGCCGTGCTTGCCCCGGAGCTCTACGGGCGGCTCGAGGACGCCGAGGTCGACGAGTCCGACCCGGACTTCCTGCAGCACGCGATGGCGATCGCCGGGCGACTGGACTGGGACCTGGCCGTGCAGGACACCCTGGCGGCGGCTGCCGACCTGTCCGCCCGGCCCGAGGTCGGGCAGGTGGGCCTGGTCGGCTTCTGCTTCGGTGGCGGGCTGGCCTTCCAGGTCGCTGCCCAGGGCGACCCCGCCGCGCTGGTCAGCTACTACGGCTCGGCGCTGCCCCAGCTCACCGGGATGGCCGCGCAGGTGACCTGCCCGCAGCTGCACCACTTCGGCACCGCCGACACCTTCATCCCGATGGACCAGGTCGAGCAGGTCCGCAGCGCGGTGACCGCCGACGGCACCCGCCCGGACGTGGAGTTCGAGGTGCACGACGGGGCCGGGCACGCCTTCGACAACCCGCACCCGATGTTCCACCACGCCGGGGCCAGTGCCGCGGCGTGGGCACAGACCACCGACTTCCTCGCCCGGGTGCTGCCCACCGCCTGA
- a CDS encoding phage holin family protein — translation MSFLIRLVVNGVALWVASLLLDGIHLGGDADTTTKVLTIGAVALIFGLVNAIIRPIMMVLAFPLLILTLGLFTFVVNALMLSLTSWLSDAVGLSFTVDRFFWDAILGALIITLVSMVLSVVLPDGKNR, via the coding sequence ATGTCCTTCCTCATCAGGCTGGTCGTCAACGGCGTCGCCCTGTGGGTCGCCTCCCTGTTGCTCGACGGCATCCACCTCGGCGGAGACGCCGACACCACCACGAAGGTGCTCACCATCGGCGCGGTCGCGTTGATCTTCGGCCTGGTCAACGCGATCATCCGGCCGATCATGATGGTGCTCGCCTTCCCCCTGCTGATCCTGACGCTGGGCCTGTTCACCTTCGTCGTGAACGCCCTCATGCTCTCGCTCACCTCGTGGCTCTCGGACGCGGTCGGGCTCAGCTTCACCGTCGACCGCTTCTTCTGGGACGCGATCCTGGGCGCCCTGATCATCACCCTGGTCTCGATGGTGCTGAGCGTGGTCCTGCCCGACGGGAAGAACCGGTGA
- the hisC gene encoding histidinol-phosphate transaminase, giving the protein MTESTPRPTVRLRSALDAVAAYKPGKPAEAREGVTAYKISSNENPYPPLPSVLRVVTDAAASMNRYPDMGVSALTQALAERLEVPASHLATGTGSVGLLSYLISITCEPGDEVVYAWRSFEAYPIVVAVAGATSVQVPLDADARHDLDAMAEAITDRTRLVLVCTPNNPTGPIVTETELRAFLAKVPEDVLVVIDEAYLEFNTDDEAPDALGLYREFPNVAVLRTFSKAYGLAGLRVGYAVAREEVATALRKVATPFGVSDLAQHAAVASLEAYDELAVRVKALVEERERVRTALLDQGWPVPQTQANFVWLPLGEDSMDFAATCQDAGLTVRPFPGDGVRCTIGETEASDRLIEVAGKFRSR; this is encoded by the coding sequence ATGACCGAGTCGACGCCCCGACCCACCGTCCGCCTCCGCAGCGCCCTGGACGCGGTGGCGGCCTACAAGCCCGGCAAGCCGGCGGAGGCCAGGGAGGGCGTGACCGCATACAAGATCTCCTCCAACGAGAACCCGTACCCGCCGCTGCCCTCGGTGCTCCGGGTGGTGACCGACGCCGCGGCATCGATGAACCGCTACCCGGACATGGGGGTCAGCGCCCTCACCCAGGCCCTGGCCGAGCGGCTCGAGGTGCCGGCCAGCCACCTGGCGACCGGGACCGGCAGCGTCGGGTTGCTCAGCTACCTGATCAGCATCACCTGCGAGCCCGGGGACGAGGTGGTGTATGCCTGGCGCTCCTTCGAGGCGTACCCGATCGTCGTGGCGGTGGCCGGCGCGACGTCGGTGCAGGTGCCGCTGGACGCGGACGCCCGGCACGACCTGGACGCGATGGCGGAGGCGATCACCGACCGCACCCGCCTGGTCCTGGTCTGCACGCCGAACAACCCGACCGGGCCGATCGTCACCGAGACCGAGCTGCGGGCCTTCCTGGCCAAGGTGCCCGAGGACGTGCTGGTCGTCATCGACGAGGCCTACCTGGAGTTCAACACCGACGACGAGGCCCCGGACGCGCTCGGGCTCTACCGGGAGTTCCCCAACGTCGCGGTGCTGCGCACCTTCTCCAAGGCCTACGGCCTGGCCGGACTGCGGGTCGGCTACGCGGTGGCGCGGGAGGAGGTCGCGACCGCGCTGCGCAAGGTCGCCACGCCGTTCGGCGTCTCGGACCTGGCGCAGCACGCCGCCGTGGCCAGCCTGGAGGCCTACGACGAGCTCGCGGTGCGGGTCAAGGCGCTGGTGGAGGAGCGGGAGCGGGTGCGGACCGCGCTGCTCGACCAGGGGTGGCCGGTCCCGCAGACCCAGGCCAACTTCGTGTGGCTGCCGCTCGGGGAGGACAGCATGGACTTCGCCGCCACCTGCCAGGACGCGGGGCTCACGGTCCGGCCGTTCCCCGGCGACGGTGTGCGGTGCACGATCGGTGAGACCGAGGCCAGCGACCGGCTGATCGAGGTCGCCGGGAAGTTCCGCAGCCGCTGA
- the pdhA gene encoding pyruvate dehydrogenase (acetyl-transferring) E1 component subunit alpha: MSDDVVAQAPDDTAPATHEPPARDITDGGPEMVQFLDSDGRRVGETEANRAYASYLEDVDADTLRSLYRDLLLVRRVDSEGHALQRQGELGLWPSLLGQEAAQVGAGRAMRPQDYAFPGYREHGVAWCKGVDPVNLLGMFRGVNHGGWDSNENNFHLYTIVIGNQMLHATGYAMGVQRDGAVGSGDPDKDTAVMAFTGDGGTAQGDYNEALVFAAVAHAPVVFFVQNNHWAISEPNERQFVIPPYQRARGFGFPGVRVDGNDVLATLAVTRQALERARSGQGPTLIEAFTYRMGAHTTSDDPTKYRIAAEVDAWKAKDPLDRLRKLLVAEGLADEEWFTELDAEADELAARIRTACQQMPNPPHEDMFEDVYVDPHPLVERERDEFVAYHASFEEA; the protein is encoded by the coding sequence GTGAGCGACGACGTCGTCGCGCAGGCGCCGGACGACACCGCGCCCGCGACCCACGAACCCCCCGCCCGGGACATCACCGACGGCGGCCCGGAGATGGTCCAGTTCCTGGACTCCGACGGCCGGCGCGTGGGAGAGACCGAGGCGAACCGCGCGTATGCCTCCTACCTGGAGGACGTCGACGCCGACACGCTCCGGTCGTTGTACCGCGACCTCCTGCTGGTGCGCCGGGTCGACTCCGAGGGGCACGCCCTGCAGCGCCAGGGCGAGTTGGGGCTGTGGCCCTCGCTGCTCGGCCAGGAGGCCGCCCAGGTCGGCGCCGGCCGGGCGATGCGCCCGCAGGACTACGCCTTCCCCGGCTACCGCGAGCACGGTGTCGCATGGTGCAAGGGCGTGGACCCGGTCAACCTGCTCGGCATGTTCCGGGGCGTGAACCACGGCGGGTGGGACTCCAACGAGAACAACTTCCACCTCTACACCATCGTGATCGGCAACCAGATGCTGCACGCGACCGGTTACGCGATGGGGGTGCAGCGCGACGGCGCGGTGGGGTCGGGGGACCCGGACAAGGACACCGCGGTGATGGCGTTCACCGGCGACGGCGGCACCGCGCAGGGCGACTACAACGAGGCCCTGGTCTTCGCGGCCGTGGCGCACGCCCCGGTCGTCTTCTTCGTGCAGAACAACCACTGGGCGATCTCCGAGCCCAACGAGCGCCAGTTCGTGATCCCGCCCTACCAGCGGGCCCGCGGCTTCGGCTTCCCCGGCGTCCGGGTCGACGGCAACGACGTGCTGGCCACCCTGGCGGTGACCCGGCAGGCGCTGGAGCGGGCCCGCTCCGGGCAGGGCCCGACCCTGATCGAGGCGTTCACCTACCGGATGGGTGCGCACACCACCTCCGACGACCCGACGAAGTACCGGATCGCCGCCGAGGTCGACGCCTGGAAGGCCAAGGACCCGCTCGACCGGTTGCGCAAGCTGCTGGTCGCCGAGGGGCTGGCGGACGAGGAGTGGTTCACCGAGCTGGACGCCGAGGCCGACGAGCTGGCCGCGCGGATCCGGACCGCCTGCCAGCAGATGCCGAACCCGCCGCACGAGGACATGTTCGAGGACGTGTATGTCGACCCGCACCCGCTCGTGGAGCGCGAGCGGGACGAGTTCGTGGCCTACCACGCCAGCTTTGAGGAGGCCTGA